catctttacctagtgacgaaagtcatgttatgtttcaatcactttgaaaattgctttgacggaaaatggtttgtgaataacaactatataacgtcctctaagaatgtttcaatgattgaaatgagagtttagtttgtataatcaatgatggatataagcattgttgtggaaacacatatatgtataagtcattattccttgaaccgaagtttgcgaactttgttgatcaagagaaccggaacaagagacgtgaactaagtccacgaacccagtccgcgaactggcggaagttctcgacccgggaaaatctgctggagtttgagaactccttccaagaacttaagtccgcgaacccagtccacgaacttgagttaggttatatctaaagacgattgtttgtgaactcatgtttatataaactaaggaatgctaattgcaaatcgtggctataaagttcatgaaccgattcgagtgaatgaaatcgtttttgcttcaattgtgtcttgtgtagttacataagatttccttgtaattgaacaactccctaactagttcatttgagtcatttgaactagttatggtgaagaacaatatggttgatatgaaagtgctcatatggctaaccatttggttaactatttttgaaccaacaaatgtacatgtttgggtacggttacacaaacctagaaacatgcatttcatttgtgtgtaacaagctaggttttcgatctaacggttgaaagatattggcttgaatttaatcaggttttcatccaacggtgaatattgaatgctttgttaccaagctaacattgattgcaaaccctgatttgaaagactatataagggagaactctagcaactgggaaacctaatccccataccttacgtgtgatactagttgtgtaagctagagtcgattctcctttaacctttggtttcttcttctaaaccaagttaacgacttaaagacttcattgggattgtgaagccaggccgatactactttcttgcagttgtgtgatctgatcttgttatttctatcgtacgagtacaatcgcaaagattggcttgagattgatatctccgataggtaagatataaaagtagtcacaaacatcttcgtctcatcgtttatgattccacaatatcttctttcgccgcgtcgactaagattattgtgaggtgattgataatactaggttgttcttcgagaatataagtccgggttatcaattggttcatgttcacattgatatatcaaaagatggaacaaaactcgtaggtatatctgtgggagacgaacttatctattatcgtagacttttatgtgtgatacatatttttttattaaagtcttcgacttagggtcgtagaaactcttatttgtgggtgagatcagctaagggaatcaagtgcgtagtatcctgctgggatcagagacgtaaggagcgcaactgtaccttggatcagtgtaagattgattggggttcaactacagtccagaccgaagttagtttgtagtatgctagtgtctgtagcggcttaatacagtgtgtgttcaatctggactaggtcccggggtttttatgcatttgcggtttcctcgttaacaaaatcctggtgtatgtgttatttctatttccgcattatattgtttatctttataattgaaatatcacggttGTGCgtcagaatcaatcaattggaaatccgacctttgattgttgattgaaattgattgatacttgaacattggtctttggtaccgttcaagttatctctctagtatttgataaagactcgcagatttctatttgagtatggatcaaatcaagagattgagatattaactctttgatatacttttatctagattgagtctgactgtctagttgattatctagaaagtatattggaagttgtccatacagattgctaagcgaaatattgggtgtggttgttgtacccccaattTTTCAAGAGCAAATCCCATTATTTATGGTTATGTCACCATTTTCCAAAGTGACTAACATGCTAGCAGTATGTTCAATGGGACGGTTGAGAGACCTAGCCACTTCATTATCAATGAAACTATGAGTACTACCAGTATCTATAAGAACTGAGATATATTTTTTCTTAATGAATCCAGCAATTCTAATAGTTTCACCAGAATTATTACCTGTTAAAGCATTGAGTGAAATTTCCATATCACTTTCTAGTGGTGAGTCCTCCTCAGCACCATGAATATCTTCTTCTGAATTCAGTGAGAGTTCCTCAGTCTCAGTGCCCACTATTAAACAAATGTGTTGCTTCTTACAGACATGGCCCCTCTTGTAAACTTCATCATAATTGTAACATAACCCTTGTGCCTTCCTAGCTTGGACTTGGTCAGATGTTAGTCTTTTAAAGGGAAGTGATGAGGTTGACTTAGGTAGTAAGGAAGTATTAGAAGTTGTTGGTTTTGAAGGAGTATGTGGTGAGGTGGTAGATTGAGGAGAGAAACTTTTACCAGTGTAAAAGGAAGGAGTAAATGGTTTTGGAGTAGGCTTGGTTGTCTTGTGTTGGAGAGAAATTGTTTTTTCTTGCATCCTGGCTAAGGAAAAAGCATGTAAAAGATTTTTGGGACCAAACATAAGCACAGGTTCTCTCAATTCTTCTTTTGAACCCCCTATAAAACTTTGAATGAAGTAATCTTCAGGAAAATTTGGGTGTTTACTCAGCAATAAGGCATTTATATACTCAAATTCCTCGAAATAAgcatccacagttgttagctgaGACAACTTATTAAACACCCAACTATATTTTCATGTGCAGGGTTTTCAAAACGCAAACAAACATTCTCAGCTAGTTCAGGCCAAGATATATGATGCTTATTTAAACGGAAATTCTCAAACCATTTACCTGCTTTGCCATCTAAATGGATGGTTGCACCACCTTTGTTGAACTCTGGTACATCCTGCATCTGGAAATAATATTCACATTTATGGATCCATCTCTTGGGGTTGTCACCGTCAAAACGTGGAAAATCCATTCGCGGTGGACGATGGTGAAAGTCACGCCCCCTGAACGGAAGCGAGATCCACCAGTATCATGAACAGAACCATGTTGATTGTTCATAGCACCACTGTGTTCACCTGATTCAAAGCCTTTGGTGGACCAAAAATTTTCCATATGAGATTGTATGGTATTTGCTAAAACTAACAACTGAGAATCAAAACTAGACTTCAGTCTGGTTTCGAAATCATCCTTGATCAGCATCGAATCGAGTTGGTGTTGAATTTTATCGATTTGAGCTTGTTGCCGATTAGAAGCATCTGTGAGCTCTTTACAGGTCTGAACAACCATGGTGGAAGGAAAGAAAATTGGTAGGAAGGAACAGCTCTGAATACCAGTTGTGTTGTTCTAGTACGATTTATTAAATGGATATTGAACTGAATCAGAAAAACGGAACGGAAAACGGTAAAAATCAGTGGTAGCAGCCTcgggtgttcttcattaacttcatAACCAACAATCGGTAAAGTTCTTACATTATTAAAGAAGGTAAGGAAAGAGATAACCCTGATCGGGTTTGGCTAATCCTAGCGCGTCACGTGTCGCTTAACTGACTAATCCTGGAGTGACACAAGTCactaagctttttttttttttttttttcactcatTAATACTAATTTCACCCACTGGGCTAATCAGGGCAGCCCATAGCTCATGGCTTGTCATATGCAGGTATATGACAAATATGTCACTTCCATTGATGTAAGACCCCTGCTCGAGTTGTTCTTGAAATAGTGTTGAGAGTATTCTTGATGTACTGAAGTTGTCAACTTCCATTAAATTGATTATACTGTATTGTTGTATCTTGTTTATTGAACAATccaattttatttatatataaaaaaaaatcctatcAATTTTACTGTATCTTCTTGTTTATTGAATTCGGTTGTTTCCCTTCTTGCTCAAGGTTAGTTGCTGCTAAAGTTGCAGCATAATATCAATTTCTTTGCTTCTGGAAAGTTTTTGTACAGAGCTGCTATAATGGGCTAAATTCAAGGAAAATTCTCTGTATTATGTTGGTTGGTGTTCCTTCCTGTATGCGAGAACGGCTCTCCTTATCGCAGCAACCCAACATGTTTCCTTGTCTCCTTTCTTGGTAATTGGTGTTACGAGTTCTCGGTACTTGCTTGATTTCTTCATAACAATTGCTGCAGCTGCAGCTGCAGTTTAAGTTCCTTCTTGTGAGCACCCAAGTTGCTTATGCCCAGGCCAATCAAGCAATGGCTTGTCCTTTTATTGTGTTGCAGTTCCAGTTTTTTCTGGCCTTCTGTGCTACGGTCATGTGCACAATTTGTTGGGATAATAAACAAGGATTTCTGGGTAAGAATATGTCATGGGGATCTGTATATTTGTTTCTCTCCCTAATTGGCTAGTTTTCTGTCGGTCCTGGTTATATAATGCTGCGTCAATAAGTTGGCCCTGATCAGTTTGCAGACAATGCACGCAGAACCAAGGGAATACATATGAATGAATGTGTTTAAGCTAGTAGCAGTGGAACTTGGTGATTTCAGTGGTATCAATTGTATATGTTGATTCTGACATTAATCTTCTCCCTTGGCTATGAGAATTCAGTCGTAAAGAAATTAATTTAGCCGATGATAGTAGGATCGATTCCTGAACCCAAAATACAGGATGTAGCATTGTAGTCAGTCTTAGCATGATAGAGTTATCATTTGCTTGTTTTGGTCCTTTTGGGCACTGACGCACTGTGATGGTTGAACCCACACATCTCATTGTTGCCAAGGGTTGCGTTTGTTAAAAAAACCAGAATCAGGATTGATTTTTCGGAGTACTAAAGTAACTAAACGGAAACTCACTCCATTCCAACTTTGGTAAATCAAAGAAAGTCAGATGTTCAACGATTAGTCATCAATGTACAGCGTGAATCCGCTAGATAGGTTTAAGTCGGCGGTTTTGATACACTACAAAACCATACGTAGATAGAGGTTGAAGTCCGCAGTTTTGATACAGTACAAAACCATATAAGACGAATGTAATGTACACGAGGATGTTCAAAAAGGCATGCCTAGAGTTATAGTGGTATAAATCTAGACAGCccccaaaacctaaaaaaataatcaatgCCCGTCCAACCAAACCCATGAAGAAATTTTCTTCAACCGTAAGAAATGATTTACAAGACAATACTGCACAAACCAATCGAACTCCCAAACCTGCACCCACATGGAGtttctccaaaaaataaaaagaagttaaATTTCTAACAGGAATACATAAACAGAACAGAATCCACACGATCAGACAAAATGAGCATTGGCTCTGCATATCTATCCCTGCGTACTGCAACTCTTTGAGAAAGTTTCTTCACATTTGGGCTCTTGTGAGACATCGCCATTGTTTCATATGGGGATTCTTGTCAAGAAGCAATAATAGACCCACATTACTTGCAGACAAGCCAAACATGTACCTGCCATAAATATCAATCGATAGCAGCCAAATGTCAGTTGGGTGTTTTACTAACCTGCATTTAATATGGCAGAACATAAATATAATCACTGGTgttcttttttttatgtgtcccCAATAAGTGTAAAAGCAAGATTTCACCATGCACATGAAGGGGCATGTAACCTCCAACAAATAAGACACAATATTCAAATATCAGGCCACGAGTTACTTACTTGCTTCGCTGTGCTTTGTTTTTCCAGAAAACAAGGGAAACAATCCACTGTAAACAAATGAAGTAAAGGTTTTAAGTCTTTAAGAAAGAAGCTATATGGTATAGAATTGCAACTCAACGGCAGCACTGCAAAATATCAAGCTAAAACTTCATCATCTCAATCTTTATGAGCTCAACTTAAGGAATAAGGATCATGTGATAAATTTTCCAACTCCCTCGGTATTTATTTTTCAAGCTTGCCCAATATGCTCCTATCTCAGCTCTCTAGTATTGAATTCAAGAAGCAGCATAAGGCTTTATTTCACTGAGAACTTCACATGTTCGCTTACATAGAATGGAATTGAATATATAAGTCGAAAAAGGGAAAGAGAGGTTATGCAACTTCATGATGTCAAAGGTAACATAAAGCAActtcatgatgtgaaaagtaacATTAAGCAActtcatgatgtgaaaagtaaaATTAAGCAACTTCATGATGCGAAAAGTAACATTATTGCTATAGCGGGACTAAATTTTGTGACCCTTCGTACAATGTTGCCGCAGAGTAACTACAAAAGAAGTCATGTTCTTCATGCCTGCCTACAGAACTAAATTTGCTGGTTATTATTTTCATAAAATAATGGTATTTTCTGAGTGTCTAGAACTCTCTTCTGAGAATAGTATATTAAACCAAAGTTCTCCTAGACATTCAAGTTTCAATAGTTTAATTAAAAAGACAAAGATACTGAAATTGATGATAAAACAGCACATTAAAACTCTAAGATGAACCAGGTGGATAGGTCATAGGTCAGAAGCCTCGGAACCAAAGGAGCATACAAACAGATTGAAACAGAAATggaatgataaaataaagataTGACAGAGGCAACAGATGGAAAGAAACAACACAGCAGTCTCGGAACCAAAGGAGCATGCAAACAGATTGAAAGAAAGAACtccaaaaataaagtaaaaatatGAGTCATGTGACAAAGCCAACAGGAATATAGATTTGACAAACACATTAAAGGGAGCTCAGAATCACCTTCAACGCTGACATGAAGGAGAAGGTCCCTATTAATGATGACTTCCTCACAGGCATCTTTCTTTCTGGTGACATGTCTCTATATAACTGCTGAGCTAGTTCCTTTAATATTACCAACTGAGCTTTCTCAGTACGCATTGAAATAATCGCCTGTTTCATTGATTCCCTGTCTGCCTCAAGCATTTGAAGTCTGGTGTAAAGTTTTTTGATATCTGGATCCCCTATATCAGTCTGATACAATGAATCTCTTGGAGTGGTTACGTACTCATCGTACACACCAATAGTACTTTTGGACCCAACAGTATTGTTATTGTGTGTTCCAAGATGAATAGAATCAATTGTGTAGACTCGATCGCTCATATCATCTCTAAGGTCAGGAATGTTATCTTCCTTTCTTAAATTAGAACAATCCTCTGTTTGAGAGAAATAATCCATCTTTTTAAAGCTGCTACTAGGCCTTGGACTTTCTTTACGGTAATAATCCGGACCAATCTCTTTAACCAACCCTGAAAATGAACTTGAACTTTCCATTGATGACTTCCTAACGTGTCTTGTTCGCCTTGGGGATTGCCCAACTACTACTTTTTCTAAAACAACCTTGGTGCTGCTTTTAGGGGTTTCCCCAAAAATGACTCGTGGGGTGTCACTGAAATTGGAACGAGGAGTATCACCGAAAGTGGCGAATGGGTTTTCAGCAGGGGCGTACTTCTCAACATCCGCAACATCCCCAAAATCAGAAGGACCTTCGTGAGCCACATTCATGTTGCATCTAAGGGGAGGATAATCATATGGAGGTATTTCAAACTCTGCATCAGTGTTCTCAACCGTGTCCTCCTGTCTAGAATCATAAAAACCCTTTGAACCTTCTGCCTCATCCTCTGTGAGTCCATAACTCATCATCCTGTGTTTATACATCTGCACCTCACAACTAAGAGATTGAATAACTTCTTCTCTCTTAAACACCATGTCTTCAAGAGCAAGAATCTCCTGCTGATCATGCGCAATTTTCTCCTCAGCGTACCGTTTGAATTGCCGAGCTTCCATGGTGACCTCAGCCTTTTCCCTTTGCAATCTAAGTATCATGGACATAGCCTCATTTGCTGCTGACGCCGAAGCATTTCTCTCTTCTTCCAATTCAATGTAAAGCTCCTGTATGCTTTCTTGCTGGCTACTTAGAGCCTCTCTTAACGCATCACATTCATTCTCAACTTCAACTCTAGCAACCAcatcaaattcagaatcatgTTGCCCATCTCTTCTACCTAGTTCAAtctcatctatttttctcttaacAGTACGATTCCAAGTAGAACAAGCAGCTAAGTTGTTAATTAGTGAACAACTACAACCACAATTAGAGCATTCCATTTTACTTGAAGGCAATGCCATAATTGCAGACGACTCCATAATTCCACAGGCATCAAACTTTAACCACCACCAACATTACCCAATTGAAACCACGTGAAACTTAAAAAAATGGCTTCCTTCAAAGTAAAGAtcctatttaaaaaataaataaaaatgaactCCTTCAAATACTCTCCAAAGTTCAAAACAACACCCAGCTGTCTCTCCAGATCAACAAATACTCATTCCATACAGACAAATTGAAAAACATGATGAAACCCTAGCTCGGTATACAAGAAGAAATCCCTATCCAGTTTTCGTGTCGTGCTTCAACATCAAACCTAGAATAGAAGGGACGGCTAATCAACAACACAATCGACCATCCTAAACATCAAATTTCAACATGTAATCAACAATTAATC
This portion of the Papaver somniferum cultivar HN1 chromosome 11, ASM357369v1, whole genome shotgun sequence genome encodes:
- the LOC113321842 gene encoding myosin-binding protein 7-like; its protein translation is MESSAIMALPSSKMECSNCGCSCSLINNLAACSTWNRTVKRKIDEIELGRRDGQHDSEFDVVARVEVENECDALREALSSQQESIQELYIELEEERNASASAANEAMSMILRLQREKAEVTMEARQFKRYAEEKIAHDQQEILALEDMVFKREEVIQSLSCEVQMYKHRMMSYGLTEDEAEGSKGFYDSRQEDTVENTDAEFEIPPYDYPPLRCNMNVAHEGPSDFGDVADVEKYAPAENPFATFGDTPRSNFSDTPRVIFGETPKSSTKVVLEKVVVGQSPRRTRHVRKSSMESSSSFSGLVKEIGPDYYRKESPRPSSSFKKMDYFSQTEDCSNLRKEDNIPDLRDDMSDRVYTIDSIHLGTHNNNTVGSKSTIGVYDEYVTTPRDSLYQTDIGDPDIKKLYTRLQMLEADRESMKQAIISMRTEKAQLVILKELAQQLYRDMSPERKMPVRKSSLIGTFSFMSALKWIVSLVFWKNKAQRSKYMFGLSASNVGLLLLLDKNPHMKQWRCLTRAQM